The Candidatus Obscuribacterales bacterium DNA segment CGAAAGCGTAAGCAATGATCCTGCCGCAAGTCAGGATTTCCTAGAGGCGACTGTCGGCAAAAGCAAAATTCCGCAAGACTTCAGCACTTATGATCAGAAGCAACGCGCGGATTGTATGATTGCTCTGCTTGAAGCCAACAATACAAACTTAGACAGCCAAGAAATGAGTTCTCTTGTCGACGCAACATCAAACGGTGGAGCACCGAAGATTCAGCAAATTTGCAATGACATGAAAAAGAATCATCCTATCGCCTGAGATCAAAATTGATTGAGATCAATACCGACGATTCTGCTCCCAATTCCAAGCAGTTTCAATAGTCTTTCTTAGATCATATTTCGGTTGCCAGCCAAGTAACTCTTTCGCCTTGCTGCAATTTGCAACAAGCTTAGCTACATCACCTGGTCTACGCTTGGAATACTTCACCTTAATGTCTTTGCCGGTTACTTCTTTGCTTAGATCAATTACTCGTTTTACCGAGGCACCATCGGCGGTACCAAGATTAATCGCTTCAACACAAGTCTTCTTATTCAACAAATCCAAAGCGCGAATATGAGCATCGGCTAAATCATTGACGTGCACGTAGTCACGTATGCATGTGCCGTCGTCAGTTTCATAATCATCGCCAAAGACTTCCAAATGATCTATTTCGCCTTTAGCCGCTTTCAAAGCACGTGGTATCAAATGCGTTTCCGGCTCGTGACTCTCACCGATGAGTCCTGATTCGTCCGCTCCTGCTGCGTTGAAATACCTGAGACATACTGTCGACCAGTTTTTGGTTCTACCGTAAGACCAGAGTGCCTGTTCGATTAAGTACTTGGTTAAACCATAGACACTGACGGGGTTTTGCGGGTGCAACTCATCCAAAGGCGCATACTGGGGATCACCATAGGTGGCACAGCTGGATGAAAAGACAAGTTTCTTTACGCCTAGAGCATCCATCACCTTAAATAATTTGAGACTACCGGCAACGTTGTTTTCGAAGT contains these protein-coding regions:
- the galE gene encoding UDP-glucose 4-epimerase GalE translates to MLLVTGGAGYIGSHFVKNYLSKPGSEVVVVDNLIEGHRRALHSLGDELTKRIHLIEADIADERTVADAMERYYVDSVMHFAGFCYVGDSEAEPSRYFENNVAGSLKLFKVMDALGVKKLVFSSSCATYGDPQYAPLDELHPQNPVSVYGLTKYLIEQALWSYGRTKNWSTVCLRYFNAAGADESGLIGESHEPETHLIPRALKAAKGEIDHLEVFGDDYETDDGTCIRDYVHVNDLADAHIRALDLLNKKTCVEAINLGTADGASVKRVIDLSKEVTGKDIKVKYSKRRPGDVAKLVANCSKAKELLGWQPKYDLRKTIETAWNWEQNRRY